One region of Fragaria vesca subsp. vesca linkage group LG4, FraVesHawaii_1.0, whole genome shotgun sequence genomic DNA includes:
- the LOC101313884 gene encoding uncharacterized protein LOC101313884, whose translation MDDQVISPQKDLPGKESQSHKLSKERVLSREGTLKSSGSKLKRLVKVANPQHALVSNVNSSQISRCCTKSPLFQSTIGVDNRIPKHILSVDEKFRRRCLELIHISASKAAQCKVAVNLSSAKMGVLAESLSAGKTRSGDTCESDRFVYECPLAAGGGSVVISPAGQWIVGTVMGSKSMINILKSPLCHQVGPEGGNADSRRITSNDDKGSICYDLAKSTGALTFSSPKTEKEILVKGSIKNESDGGHRRLLSTCSRDCPSSDQSSPSALAIISQGMLQCTWKGGNPHFVFSTDEQKEVYVANLWKVQSREDKSLDYIYLFHAGKGGQKNHEIHDSESHLVGKMKVSNLVSLCSNNSKIMETEFVLYGGVIEMHTSSHNLRKSKGLSKKMAGVFRTSHLSKQRIIPKLSGPLDSSRESCLDDTANSQDALGVPNLLDDNLPPNFELAAIVMKDHLPDDRKEEAGGWGLKFLKKVGVKKTNNSVEVSVPLKCCQNDGDCSTSMDVLIPACLHGGPRTRNGGPSSLTERWRSGGYCDCGGWDMGCPLAVLKSKSSKENILPQLDTQGECKPFDLNIQGSEHAAPTLRMMNVHDGLYFVHFQPTLSILQAFSVAVAIIHTQTPSLRPKCTEISTKVQG comes from the exons ATGGATGATCAAGTTATTAGTCCTCAGAAAGATCTGCCGGGAAAAGAGAGTCAGTCTCATAAATTGAGCAAGGAGAGAGTATTATCTAGAGAAGGTACTTTAAAATCCTCTGGCTCAAAATTGAAAAGGTTAGTCAAAGTGGCAAATCCACAGCATGCTCTAGTGTCAAATGTTAATAGTTCACAGATTAGTAGATGTTGCACAAAAAGTCCGTTATTTCAAAGTACTATTGGCGTCGACAATAGGATTCCAAAGCATATACTAAGTGTAGATGAAAAATTTCGACGTCGATGCTTGGAATTAATTCATATAAGTGCATCCAAAGCAGCTCAGTGCAAAGTAGCTGTGAATTTGAGCTCTGCGAAGATGGGTGTTTTAGCTGAAAGCCTTAGTGCTGGTAAAACTAGAAGCGGAGATACATGCGAATCTGATAGGTTTGTTTATGAATGCCCATTGGCAGCTGGAGGTGGGAGTGTTGTCATAAGCCCTGCTGGACAGTGGATCGTAGGTACTGTTATGGGGAGCAAGAGCATGATAAATATATTGAAGAGCCCTTTATGTCATCAAGTTGGCCCTGAAGGCGGCAATGCAGATTCTAGAAGAATAACTTCAAATGATGACAAAGGCTCGATATGCTATGATTTAGCGAAGTCTACTGGCGCATTAACTTTCTCTTCACCGAAGACAGAAAAGGAAATTCTAGTTAAGGGAAGCATTAAAAATGAATCTGATGGGGGTCACAGAAGGCTTCTTTCTACGTGTAGCAGAGACTGTCCATCTTCTGATCAATCTTCCCCTTCGGCTCTTGCCATCATTTCCCAAGGAATGCTCCAATGCACGTGGAAGGGAGGGAATCCTCATTTTGTTTTCTCTACAGATGAACAGAAGGAGGTCTATGTAGCCAATTTGTGGAAGGTTCAGTCTAGAGAGGACAAGTCTCTGGATTACATATACTTGTTCCATGCAGGAAAGGGCGGCCAGAAGAACCATGAGATTCACGATAGTGAGTCACACCTAGTCGGTAAGATGAAGGTGAGTAATTTGGTTTCTCTCTGCTCAAACAATTCAAAGATCATGGAGACCGAGTTTGTTTTGTATGGTGGTGTTATTGAAATGCACACTTCTAGCCATAATCTCAGGAAGAGTAAGGGGTTATCGAAAAAGATGGCAGGAGTGTTCAGGACAAGTCACTTATCCAAACAAAGAATCATCCCCAAATTGAGTGGACCTCTTGATTCTTCTCGGGAGTCATGCCTAGATGATACAGCCAACAGTCAAGATGCTCTAGGTGTGCCCAATTTGTTAGATGATAACCTCCCTCCAAATTTTGAATTAGCTGCAATTGTTATGAAAGACCATCTCCCTGATGATCGTAAGGAAGAAGCTGGAGGTTGGGGTTTGAAATTTCTAAAGAAAGTTGGGGTGAAGAAAACCAATAACTCTGTGGAAGTGTCAGTGCCTCTCAAATGTTGTCAAAATGATGGTGATTGCTCTACAAGTATGGATGTTCTGATTCCAGCATGTCTTCATGGTGGACCAAGAACCAGAAATGGTGGCCCTTCAAGTCTTACTGAAAGATGGAGATCTGGTGGATACTGTGACTGTGGTGGCTGGGACATGGGGTGCCCTCTCGCCGTACTTAAAAGCAAATCAAGCAAAGAGAACATTTTGCCTCAATTAGATACTCAAGGGGAGTGCAAGCCGTTTGATTTAAATATACAG GGCTCTGAGCATGCTGCTCCCACATTAAGGATGATGAATGTCCATGATGGTCTGTATTTTGTTCATTTCCAACCTACTCTGTCAATTTTGCAAGCTTTCTCAGTTGCGGTAGCGATTATCCATACACAGACCCCTTCTCTCCGGCCCAAATGTACAGAAATTTCAACTAAAGTCCAGGGTTGA
- the LOC101302746 gene encoding uncharacterized protein LOC101302746 — MLQQVIQQQQQQEQDEISSQISAQIFEFCDPELFQETLQNSEVTSSPNCCYDENSSYATNLSLPQDLETKFSTYQDSNGNTDTTIAPTTTSTTTTTNTTTTTSSANTTTASTNTANINDTTASTNTTTTNNNNNNSGNLSIIFDSQEEIDNDISASIDFSPSPPFSVPPFLMSQQDQFDFSSVQPQIPLADSVVEGFSQYPADPVPSLMSAPLSSVFEEDCLSSVPSYVPLNPSSPSCSFLGPTMGAYMPAGTMNAAALSTDSTGIFTSSILMASELQPQDLEYQGDNGGIFCQESLQRGFNPDDLQVLGAESQQLVSGTGNSTSLPTEIPMAEDPNFKVGKLSVEERKEKIHRYMKKRNERNFTKKIKYACRKTLADSRPRVRGRFAKNDDFGENHRPSGCNHEDDEDDEVVVKEEEDMVDSSDIFAHISGVNSFKCSYPIQSWI; from the exons GATGAAATTTCAAGCCAGATTAGTGCTCAGATTTTCGAATTCTGCGATCCTGAACTATTCCAAGAGACCCTGCAGAATTCTGAGGTTACTTCTTCTCCAAATTGCTGCTATGATGAAAACTCCTCTTATGCAACAAATCTTTCTCTGCCCCAGGATTTAGAAACTAAATTCAGTACCTACCAGGATAGCAATGGCAACACTGACACAACCATTGCTCCCACAACAACTAGTACCACCACCACCACCAACACCACCACCACCACTAGCAGCGCAAACACCACCACTGCCAGTACCAACACCGCCAATATCAACGATACTACTGCCAGCACCAACACAACCACAACCAACAACAACAACAACAATAGTGGCAATCTTTCCATAATCTTTGATTCCCAAGAAGAAATTGACAATGACATCTCAGCCTCCATTGATTTTTCTCCATCCCCTCCTTTTTCCGTACCTCCATTTCTCATGAGCCAACAAGACCAATTTGATTTCTCTTCAGTGCAACCTCAAATCCCATTAGCAGATTCTGTTGTTGAAGGATTTTCACAGTACCCTGCTGACCCTGTACCGTCTCTCATGTCGGCTCCATTGTCATCAGTTTTTGAAGAGGATTGCTTGTCCTCGGTACCTTCTTATGTGCCTTTGAACCCCTCTTCTCCTTCTTGTTCTTTTCTTGGTCCTACCATGGGAGCATACATGCCTGCTGGGACTATGAATGCTGCAGCATTATCTACTGACAGTACTGGAATTTTCACCAGTAGTATTCTCATGGCTTCTGAACTGCAACCACAAGACTTGGAATACCAAGGAGATAATGGTGGAATTTTCTGTCAAGAATCATTACAGAGGGGTTTCAACCCTGATGACCTTCAG GTGCTTGGTGCTGAGAGCCAACAACTGGTGAGTGGGACTGGGAATTCTACTTCTTTACCAACTGAGATTCCCATGGCAGAAGACCCAAATTTTAAAGTAGGGAAGCTATCGGTTGAGGAGAGGAAAGAAAAGATACATAGGTACATGAAGAAAAGGAATGAAAGAAATTTCACAAAGAAAATCAAG TATGCCTGCCGCAAAACACTTGCAGACAGCAGACCTCGAGTTAGAGGAAGATTTGCGAAGAATGATGATTTCGGAGAGAATCATAGACCTTCTGGTTGCAACCATGAGGACGATGAAGACGATGAA GTAGTTGTGAAAGAGGAAGAGGATATGGTTGATTCCTCGGACATCTTCGCACATATCAGTGGAGTGAACTCTTTCAAATGCAGCTATCCCATCCAATCCTGGATTTGA